In Nitrospira sp., a single genomic region encodes these proteins:
- a CDS encoding cation diffusion facilitator family transporter, with amino-acid sequence MSTPTAYHHLRARLHLALGLNAVIIVGEFAGGWLLNSMGLMSDAGHNLVDQGSLFLALYAHLLTSRPATESRTFGYHRAGMIAAFLNSFILLVTACGILLIGLKRLFEPVVVDGAWMMGIAAVSFAANLGIALLLQQGAKDDLNIRSAFWHMLADAWVSFGVIVSGGAILLTGWTVLDPLMSIFVVAAIVHGAWPIFKESLEVLLESTPPGINASSVAATIESIQGVVNVHDLHIWAIEPRLIMLTCHILIEGEDTADTTSLLKTIRDRITGDFGIKHMTIQLETSCAHPNAMHCNLNTLAGHHPSVASVHVIH; translated from the coding sequence GTGAGCACACCGACCGCCTATCACCATCTTCGTGCCCGCCTGCACCTCGCTCTGGGATTGAATGCTGTCATCATCGTCGGCGAATTCGCCGGAGGGTGGCTGTTGAACAGCATGGGACTCATGAGCGACGCAGGCCACAATCTCGTCGACCAGGGGTCGTTGTTTCTCGCTTTGTACGCCCATCTCCTGACCTCGAGGCCCGCCACGGAATCTCGAACCTTCGGCTATCATCGCGCCGGGATGATCGCCGCCTTTCTGAACTCGTTCATTCTCTTGGTGACCGCCTGCGGTATCCTGCTCATCGGCCTCAAACGGCTGTTCGAACCGGTCGTCGTCGACGGCGCTTGGATGATGGGCATCGCTGCCGTGAGTTTCGCCGCCAATTTGGGCATCGCCCTGCTCCTTCAACAGGGCGCCAAGGACGACCTCAACATCCGCAGTGCCTTCTGGCACATGCTGGCCGACGCCTGGGTGTCCTTCGGCGTGATCGTGAGCGGCGGAGCCATCCTGCTCACGGGCTGGACCGTGCTCGACCCTCTCATGAGCATCTTCGTCGTGGCCGCCATCGTTCACGGGGCCTGGCCGATCTTCAAAGAATCGTTGGAGGTGCTGTTGGAATCGACTCCGCCCGGCATCAACGCCTCGAGCGTCGCCGCGACAATCGAATCGATCCAGGGCGTGGTCAACGTCCACGATCTCCACATTTGGGCCATCGAACCTCGGCTGATCATGCTCACCTGTCACATTCTGATCGAGGGAGAAGATACCGCCGACACCACATCGTTGCTGAAGACGATCCGTGACCGGATCACCGGAGACTTCGGGATCAAACACATGACGATCCAGTTGGAGACCAGCTGCGCTCATCCGAATGCGATGCACTGCAATCTCAACACATTGGCGGGACACCACCCGAGCGTCGCATCCGTCCACGTCATCCACTGA
- a CDS encoding radical SAM protein has product MIDHVCLIIPPSLFLLDERVFMSLGILKVAAVLEQEGVTVELLDLSGVANYEEALAAHLEFSRAPCFGLTATTPQMPAASRIQHMIRRLRPTARIILGGPHATLVCAAAKHERKRSVLGRASRAVKQLTGMFDILVIGDGELAALEALQQTPARIIDGDDPKSQRFLTNAALERLPFPARHLIDVSSYRFHIDGSRALSMIAQLGCPFGCGFCGGRMSPSLRRIRTRSPEHIVNEMVHLHHTYGVTGFMLYDDELNVNPKMVSLMSLIANTQHRLGVEFRLRGFIKAELFTDEQAGAMYEAGFRWILVGFESGHPRILNNIQKQATREENARCLDMARRHRLKVKALMSIGHPGESEESVQATRDWLIETGPDDFDATVITTYPGTPYFDEADETSPGIWTYTCRGSQDRLHSVEVDYRHVADYYKGAPGHYTAFVYTDHLSSERLVELRDRLETDVRTTLRLPFNTADPGLRYEHSMGQGTLPPFILRTSSPSARRTGTRAFRILPSG; this is encoded by the coding sequence ATGATCGACCACGTTTGCCTCATCATCCCGCCCTCGCTGTTTCTGTTGGACGAACGCGTCTTCATGAGTCTCGGGATCTTGAAGGTCGCGGCCGTGCTCGAGCAGGAAGGCGTTACCGTGGAGTTGCTGGACCTGTCTGGCGTCGCCAATTACGAGGAGGCGCTCGCTGCCCATCTCGAATTCAGCCGCGCGCCCTGTTTCGGCCTCACTGCGACGACCCCGCAGATGCCGGCGGCGTCCAGAATCCAGCACATGATCCGCCGGCTGCGTCCGACCGCGCGGATTATCCTGGGAGGACCGCACGCCACCCTCGTCTGCGCGGCGGCAAAGCATGAACGAAAGCGGAGCGTCCTTGGACGCGCGTCACGAGCGGTCAAACAATTGACGGGCATGTTCGATATCCTCGTGATCGGAGACGGCGAACTCGCCGCGCTGGAAGCTCTTCAGCAGACTCCTGCCCGGATCATCGACGGGGATGACCCGAAGTCGCAGCGGTTTCTGACCAACGCCGCCCTTGAGCGCTTGCCGTTTCCGGCTCGTCACCTGATCGACGTCTCGTCCTACCGGTTTCACATCGACGGCTCACGAGCCCTCTCGATGATCGCCCAGCTGGGGTGCCCGTTCGGCTGCGGGTTCTGCGGAGGTCGGATGAGTCCTTCGCTGCGCCGGATCCGCACACGGTCGCCGGAACACATCGTGAACGAGATGGTGCACCTCCACCACACGTATGGGGTAACCGGATTCATGCTGTACGACGATGAGCTCAATGTGAATCCCAAGATGGTTTCGCTCATGAGCTTGATCGCCAATACGCAGCACCGGTTGGGAGTCGAGTTTCGCCTGCGCGGATTCATCAAGGCCGAATTGTTCACGGACGAACAGGCAGGTGCGATGTACGAGGCGGGCTTCCGATGGATTCTCGTAGGCTTCGAATCAGGCCACCCCAGGATCCTAAACAACATCCAGAAGCAGGCGACGCGCGAAGAAAACGCCCGCTGCCTGGACATGGCCCGGCGGCATCGCTTGAAGGTCAAGGCCTTGATGTCGATCGGGCACCCAGGCGAATCAGAGGAATCGGTCCAGGCGACACGCGACTGGCTCATCGAAACCGGTCCCGATGACTTTGACGCTACCGTGATTACGACCTATCCGGGTACGCCTTACTTCGATGAAGCGGACGAAACGTCTCCCGGCATCTGGACGTACACGTGCCGAGGCTCTCAGGATCGACTCCACAGCGTCGAGGTGGATTACCGTCACGTCGCTGATTACTATAAAGGAGCGCCGGGACACTACACGGCCTTCGTCTACACCGATCACCTGAGCAGCGAGCGGCTTGTCGAGCTGCGCGACCGACTGGAAACCGACGTTCGTACGACACTCCGCCTTCCGTTCAACACCGCCGATCCCGGCCTTCGCTATGAGCATTCCATGGGCCAGGGCACGCTTCCCCCATTCATCTTGCGAACATCGAGTCCGTCGGCGAGGCGAACAGGAACCCGCGCGTTCAGAATTCTGCCTTCCGGGTAG
- a CDS encoding glycosyltransferase family 2 protein: protein MKLSIIIPAFNEADTIEAVVRRILAVDLGTVSKEIIVVDDASHDGTPRILNCLTGIRVIRHSVNSGKGAALSTGIRAATGDIVVFQDADLEYAPEDYPAVIQPILNGSCDAVMGSRFLRERPVFWGRGKSPYLNHYIGNLLIQCMTNVLYGKRFTDYEGCYKAFLRSHLLDTPIQATGFEFDNELICKLLRKRLRIREVPIRYNPRTYSQGKKITWRHGVIILWTIVKWRFQSFEDAKLEAYRNAAT, encoded by the coding sequence ATGAAACTATCGATCATCATTCCGGCATTCAATGAAGCGGACACTATCGAAGCGGTGGTCCGGCGCATCCTCGCCGTCGATCTCGGAACCGTTTCCAAGGAGATCATCGTCGTCGACGACGCGTCTCACGACGGCACGCCCCGAATCCTCAATTGTCTGACGGGGATCCGGGTCATCCGCCATTCAGTCAATTCAGGCAAGGGAGCAGCGCTGTCAACCGGTATCAGAGCCGCCACCGGCGACATCGTGGTCTTCCAGGATGCTGATCTCGAATATGCCCCCGAGGACTACCCGGCCGTCATTCAACCAATCCTGAACGGCTCATGCGATGCCGTAATGGGGTCCCGCTTTCTTCGAGAGCGGCCGGTGTTTTGGGGCAGAGGCAAGTCACCATATCTGAACCACTATATCGGAAACCTGCTGATCCAGTGCATGACGAACGTTCTATACGGAAAACGATTCACGGACTACGAAGGCTGCTACAAGGCGTTTCTCCGATCGCATCTGCTCGATACTCCGATCCAAGCCACCGGATTCGAGTTCGACAATGAACTGATCTGCAAGCTGCTGAGGAAGCGCCTGCGCATCCGCGAGGTCCCGATTCGATACAACCCGCGGACATACTCGCAGGGAAAGAAGATCACCTGGCGCCATGGCGTCATCATCCTGTGGACTATTGTCAAATGGCGATTCCAGTCCTTTGAGGACGCCAAACTCGAGGCCTATCGGAATGCCGCGACATAG
- the metG gene encoding methionine--tRNA ligase has translation MSAKSTFYITTPIYYVNDVPHIGHAYTTIAADVLARYRRMKGRDVFFLTGLDEHGQKVQQAAVKAGIDPQHHCDTLAPQFRTLWTRLNISNDAFIRTTDVPHKSIVQRYLQQLFDKDLIYKGSYTGWYCTFDERFWTEKDVHDGLCPDCKRPVEQISEHNYFFRMGRYQDRLIDYIKTHDRFVRPEPRRNEVLGFLQTQKLGDLSISRPKSRLSWGIELPFDAQYVTYVWFDALVNYLSALEYKLPSPSVGRYWPAAIHLVGKDILTTHAVYWSTMLMALNLPLPETIFAHGWWTVDGEKMSKSRGNVVDPNSMVEAYGADPFRYFLLREVPFGQDGDFSEQGMARRINSDLANGIGNLLSRTLTMIERSCAGRIPDVPHDYLDGEDAQNRYPLLVHARESLLTLGDRLDTLFDGFEFNTILLLIASRVSDADTFIDKHEPWKLAKDPSKQTELHAVLYSAAECLRMLSLYLYPVMPDTAEKIAEQLGLSVDFSRPLLRNTVQWGGLHAGTKIRKGSPLFPRVDPKPQGGSPVSDFATPSQPTAAPSAAASTPTAVPAPVPAPPASAQITIDEFTKIQLKTAKVLAAERVPKSEKLLKLRVSLGTEERQIVAGIGKKYEPESLVGKTIVIVANLKPAKLMGIESQGMVLAAGDSDVRGLVTILEEVDPGTKVK, from the coding sequence ATGAGCGCCAAAAGCACCTTTTACATCACCACCCCGATCTACTACGTCAACGACGTGCCCCATATCGGACACGCCTATACGACCATCGCGGCCGACGTGCTGGCTCGCTACCGAAGAATGAAGGGACGCGATGTCTTTTTCCTCACCGGTCTGGACGAGCACGGTCAGAAAGTTCAGCAGGCCGCCGTCAAGGCCGGCATCGACCCGCAGCACCATTGCGACACCCTCGCGCCGCAGTTCCGGACGCTCTGGACCCGCCTCAACATCTCCAACGACGCCTTCATCAGAACGACCGATGTTCCGCATAAATCAATCGTTCAACGATACCTTCAACAGTTATTCGACAAAGATCTAATTTATAAAGGTTCGTACACTGGATGGTACTGTACGTTCGACGAGCGATTTTGGACCGAAAAAGATGTCCACGACGGCCTCTGTCCCGACTGCAAACGTCCCGTCGAGCAGATCAGCGAGCACAACTATTTCTTCAGGATGGGGCGATATCAGGATCGACTGATCGACTACATCAAGACCCACGATCGTTTCGTGCGCCCGGAGCCGCGCCGCAATGAAGTCTTGGGCTTCCTTCAAACGCAGAAGCTCGGGGACCTCTCGATCTCGCGACCGAAGTCCCGGCTGTCGTGGGGCATCGAGCTGCCGTTCGACGCACAGTACGTCACCTACGTGTGGTTCGACGCACTGGTGAATTACCTCTCCGCCCTCGAGTATAAATTGCCGTCGCCGTCCGTCGGACGATACTGGCCCGCCGCCATACACCTGGTGGGCAAGGACATTCTCACCACCCATGCCGTCTATTGGTCCACGATGCTGATGGCGTTGAATCTGCCGTTGCCGGAAACCATCTTTGCACACGGATGGTGGACGGTCGACGGAGAGAAGATGTCCAAGAGCCGCGGCAACGTCGTGGACCCCAACAGCATGGTGGAGGCCTACGGCGCCGACCCTTTCCGATATTTCCTGCTCAGAGAGGTTCCCTTCGGCCAGGACGGAGATTTTTCAGAACAGGGGATGGCGAGGCGAATCAACAGCGACCTGGCGAATGGAATCGGTAACCTCTTGAGCCGGACATTGACGATGATTGAACGGAGCTGCGCCGGTAGGATCCCGGATGTTCCCCACGACTACCTCGACGGCGAGGATGCGCAGAACAGATACCCGCTCCTCGTTCATGCACGGGAATCCCTGCTGACGTTGGGAGACCGGCTGGACACATTGTTCGATGGTTTTGAGTTCAACACTATTCTCCTCCTCATCGCGAGCCGAGTCTCCGATGCAGACACGTTTATCGATAAACACGAACCCTGGAAGCTTGCGAAAGACCCGAGCAAACAGACCGAGCTGCACGCCGTCCTGTACAGCGCTGCCGAGTGCTTGCGTATGTTGAGCCTCTATCTCTACCCGGTCATGCCGGACACCGCGGAGAAGATCGCAGAGCAGTTGGGCCTGAGCGTTGATTTCAGCCGGCCGTTGTTGCGCAACACAGTCCAGTGGGGCGGGCTCCATGCCGGAACGAAGATCCGCAAGGGGTCTCCCCTCTTCCCACGCGTTGACCCAAAACCACAAGGAGGCAGCCCCGTGAGCGACTTTGCAACACCGTCTCAACCGACCGCCGCCCCTTCAGCTGCGGCGTCCACTCCAACTGCCGTGCCGGCGCCGGTGCCAGCGCCACCCGCCTCGGCTCAGATCACCATTGACGAGTTCACGAAAATCCAGCTCAAGACCGCCAAGGTTCTCGCGGCGGAGCGGGTCCCCAAATCCGAGAAGCTGCTGAAGCTTCGCGTCTCGCTGGGGACGGAAGAGCGCCAGATTGTGGCGGGCATCGGCAAGAAATATGAGCCGGAATCCCTGGTAGGCAAGACCATCGTCATCGTCGCCAATCTGAAGCCGGCGAAGCTCATGGGGATTGAATCGCAAGGGATGGTGCTCGCCGCAGGCGACAGCGACGTGCGGGGGCTCGTCACCATCCTGGAAGAGGTCGATCCAGGAACCAAAGTCAAATGA
- the holB gene encoding DNA polymerase III subunit delta', with protein MPFHDVIGHEATIAALQAAATGGRLAHAYLFHGDVAIGKRLTAFRFAQALNCERVETTSPPDACGLCRSCLQIEARTHPDVFVIEPDRELATPQIKIEEIRGLEQQMVYRPLVGGQKICLIDDADRMTIGASNALLKTLEEPPDHSLFLLISSRPAALPATIRSRCQQLRFAVPARAQVVAALIRDRQKAPAEARLLAVLSEGRIGEAFSADAGHLRTRQREVVELVSRQSLQSSALLLTAVESLHKSERSQETLTWLARWIRDVVFVKVGGDPDQLMFSEHVQALETCARQADTDSLLLLLQDIEQTEQQSGRHVNLQIALENILLRLRDAVFPHTPVPSF; from the coding sequence ATGCCGTTTCATGATGTCATCGGTCACGAGGCGACGATCGCCGCCCTGCAAGCTGCCGCAACCGGCGGGCGATTAGCCCATGCCTATCTTTTTCACGGGGACGTCGCGATTGGGAAGCGGCTGACGGCGTTTCGATTCGCCCAGGCCCTCAATTGCGAGCGGGTGGAGACGACGAGCCCACCCGACGCATGCGGCCTCTGCCGCTCGTGCCTCCAGATCGAAGCTCGCACCCACCCGGACGTCTTCGTGATCGAGCCGGACCGAGAATTGGCCACGCCTCAGATCAAGATCGAAGAGATTCGCGGACTCGAACAACAGATGGTGTACCGTCCGCTGGTCGGCGGACAGAAGATTTGCCTGATCGACGACGCTGACCGCATGACCATCGGGGCTTCCAACGCCCTGTTGAAAACGCTGGAGGAACCGCCGGACCACAGCCTGTTCCTACTGATCTCGAGCCGGCCGGCCGCCTTGCCCGCCACAATCCGTTCTCGGTGTCAGCAGCTTCGGTTCGCCGTTCCGGCGCGGGCGCAGGTGGTAGCGGCGCTCATTCGCGATCGGCAGAAGGCGCCCGCCGAAGCCCGGTTACTGGCGGTCCTCAGCGAGGGACGGATCGGGGAAGCGTTTTCCGCCGACGCCGGACACCTCCGAACTCGCCAGCGGGAAGTTGTGGAACTGGTCAGCCGGCAATCTTTGCAGTCGAGCGCCTTGCTGCTCACGGCTGTCGAGTCGCTCCATAAGTCCGAGCGCTCGCAAGAAACCCTGACGTGGCTGGCCCGATGGATCCGAGACGTGGTGTTCGTCAAGGTAGGAGGCGACCCCGACCAACTCATGTTCTCTGAGCATGTCCAGGCGCTTGAAACCTGTGCGCGCCAGGCCGACACTGATTCCCTTCTCCTACTGCTGCAGGACATCGAGCAGACGGAGCAACAGTCCGGCAGACACGTCAATCTCCAGATCGCCCTTGAAAACATTCTCCTTCGCCTGCGTGATGCAGTCTTCCCCCACACTCCGGTCCCGTCGTTCTGA
- the tmk gene encoding dTMP kinase produces the protein MNRRTRTHRGLFITLEGSEGSGKSTQIRHVAALLRSAGYRVVATREPGGTPVAEAIRNVLLLSRHTEPIGAKTEALLILAARSQHVTQVIKPALMRGAVVLCDRFSDSTIAYQGFGRGLDRAWLKRANAVATEGLRPDFTILLDLPIAVGLARRRSSAGGQNRLDREAARFHRLVRQGFLRLAQQARGRIKVINADRSAEEVRAEIEPLALRWAARYVGRRKGTHAVS, from the coding sequence ATGAACCGACGGACGCGAACACACCGAGGCCTCTTCATCACCCTGGAAGGATCGGAGGGGAGCGGAAAAAGTACGCAGATCCGACACGTCGCTGCCCTCCTTCGAAGCGCCGGGTACCGGGTCGTCGCCACTAGAGAACCGGGGGGCACCCCGGTGGCCGAAGCGATCCGCAACGTGCTGCTGCTTTCTCGACACACAGAGCCGATCGGCGCGAAGACTGAAGCCCTGTTGATCCTCGCCGCCCGCAGCCAGCACGTGACTCAGGTCATCAAGCCGGCACTAATGCGGGGCGCTGTGGTCCTATGCGACCGTTTCTCCGACTCAACCATCGCCTACCAAGGATTCGGCCGCGGACTGGACAGAGCATGGCTGAAACGAGCCAACGCCGTCGCAACGGAGGGACTGCGACCGGATTTTACAATATTGCTGGATCTGCCTATCGCCGTCGGCTTGGCGCGGAGACGGTCTTCGGCCGGCGGGCAAAACCGGCTGGATCGGGAGGCGGCGCGGTTCCACCGGCTCGTTCGGCAAGGCTTTCTCAGGTTGGCCCAACAGGCGCGCGGACGAATCAAAGTGATCAACGCGGATCGATCCGCGGAGGAAGTCCGCGCAGAGATCGAGCCGCTTGCACTAAGGTGGGCGGCACGGTATGTAGGACGGCGGAAGGGTACGCATGCCGTTTCATGA
- a CDS encoding DUF502 domain-containing protein, with product MLKASLKRYFLTGLLVITPIWGTILILKTLFIAVDGILGNLLASMVPNHYVPGLGILALIVLVFATGLFAANFIGRQIVKAWESWLNRVPLVRGIYSTLKSMMDILSFSERGSYHRVVLIQFPKNGHYCFAFVTGVTKGEMQDITPDALIHVYVPTSPNPTSGYFLLVPEREVTSVDISVEEAMKLIVSGGLYSPTPSLAAAMPTEAKWGPIKQPDSGVPIG from the coding sequence ATGCTGAAAGCCTCGCTAAAACGCTACTTTCTGACAGGTCTTCTGGTGATTACCCCGATCTGGGGGACCATCCTCATTTTGAAGACACTCTTCATCGCGGTGGACGGCATTCTCGGAAATCTGCTGGCCTCGATGGTGCCGAATCATTATGTGCCGGGATTGGGCATCCTCGCGCTGATCGTGCTGGTGTTCGCGACGGGTCTGTTTGCCGCCAATTTCATCGGCAGGCAAATCGTCAAGGCGTGGGAGAGCTGGCTGAACCGCGTGCCGCTCGTGCGCGGGATCTATTCGACTCTGAAGTCCATGATGGACATTCTTTCGTTTTCCGAGCGGGGATCGTACCATCGTGTCGTCCTGATTCAGTTTCCGAAGAACGGTCACTATTGCTTCGCCTTCGTCACCGGAGTGACGAAGGGGGAGATGCAGGACATCACACCGGATGCGTTGATCCATGTCTACGTTCCCACCTCACCGAATCCGACGTCCGGATATTTTCTGTTGGTGCCGGAGCGCGAAGTGACGTCCGTTGATATCAGCGTGGAGGAGGCGATGAAGCTAATCGTCTCAGGCGGGCTCTATTCGCCCACCCCGTCGCTGGCCGCGGCCATGCCGACTGAAGCCAAGTGGGGTCCGATCAAACAGCCGGATTCGGGAGTGCCCATCGGATGA
- the glmU gene encoding bifunctional UDP-N-acetylglucosamine diphosphorylase/glucosamine-1-phosphate N-acetyltransferase GlmU has protein sequence MSRPTEATASAAGRVVGGDATVPGLAVVVMAAGLGKRMKSKHPKVLHAVAGRAMVLYSIDVGVRVAGHRVAVVVGHQADRVRQAIEAALPVHGGRAPVAIVEQREQLGTGHAVLQTRSVFNATGQSAPVCYLILNGDTPLLREETVRRLLQVHQQERATVTILTAKLEDPSGYGRVVRQSADGPVSRIVEDRDAGPAEKAIREINAGTYVVDGGFLFAALDRLDPSNAQGEYYLTDILQVAVAQERRVCAVTLDDPGEGLGVNSRRQLAEAELMLRRQIREHWLDAGVTMIDPGSTWIDAGVSIGKDTVLHPYVMLAGRTVLGEDCVVHAFTRLTDCTVGHGVEILGHCVFREARIDDHAALGPFAHLRPGAILRKKAKVGNFVEMKQAELGEGSKANHLTYLGDARIGKGVNIGAGTITVNYDGVKKHQTVIGDNVAVGSDTQLIAPLTVGAGAIIAAGTTVTEDVPSDALVIARVPQVNRAGWAARRRALLTSPQDTGAPSPAKTSRPRPTASRAKRRR, from the coding sequence ATGAGCCGGCCGACAGAAGCAACAGCATCGGCTGCCGGCAGAGTCGTCGGCGGTGACGCCACGGTTCCGGGGCTTGCCGTCGTCGTCATGGCGGCGGGGCTCGGCAAGCGGATGAAGTCCAAGCATCCGAAAGTGCTGCACGCGGTCGCCGGCCGGGCCATGGTGCTGTACTCGATCGACGTGGGCGTGCGTGTGGCGGGCCACCGTGTGGCCGTTGTCGTCGGTCATCAGGCCGACCGGGTGCGACAAGCGATCGAAGCCGCCCTGCCGGTCCACGGCGGCCGTGCCCCGGTGGCGATTGTCGAGCAACGCGAGCAGCTGGGGACCGGGCATGCCGTCTTGCAGACCAGATCCGTCTTCAACGCGACTGGGCAATCGGCGCCGGTCTGTTACCTCATCCTCAACGGCGACACGCCGCTGCTGCGGGAAGAGACGGTGCGGAGGCTGCTGCAGGTGCACCAGCAGGAACGAGCGACCGTGACCATCCTTACGGCGAAGCTGGAGGATCCGAGCGGATACGGACGCGTCGTCCGCCAATCCGCCGACGGGCCCGTCTCGCGTATCGTCGAGGATCGCGACGCCGGTCCGGCCGAGAAAGCGATCAGGGAAATCAACGCGGGAACCTACGTTGTCGACGGCGGTTTTCTGTTTGCGGCGTTGGACCGATTGGATCCGAGCAACGCGCAGGGGGAATACTACCTCACCGATATTTTGCAAGTGGCCGTCGCGCAAGAGCGTCGAGTGTGCGCGGTTACGCTCGACGATCCGGGCGAAGGGCTGGGCGTGAATTCACGCCGGCAGCTGGCGGAAGCCGAATTGATGCTGCGCCGCCAGATACGGGAGCATTGGTTGGACGCGGGAGTGACCATGATCGATCCAGGTTCGACGTGGATCGACGCCGGCGTGTCGATTGGCAAGGATACGGTGCTCCATCCGTACGTGATGCTCGCCGGGAGGACGGTGCTCGGTGAGGATTGCGTCGTGCATGCGTTCACGCGGTTGACGGATTGCACCGTCGGTCACGGCGTGGAGATTCTCGGCCATTGTGTGTTCCGCGAGGCGCGGATCGACGATCACGCGGCGTTGGGACCGTTCGCGCATCTCCGTCCCGGCGCTATCCTCAGGAAAAAGGCGAAGGTGGGAAATTTTGTGGAAATGAAACAAGCGGAGCTGGGTGAAGGATCAAAAGCCAATCACCTGACGTATTTGGGGGATGCCCGCATCGGGAAGGGCGTGAACATCGGGGCCGGAACGATCACCGTCAATTACGACGGCGTGAAGAAGCATCAAACGGTCATCGGAGACAACGTGGCCGTCGGGAGCGACACGCAGCTGATCGCGCCGCTGACGGTCGGGGCAGGCGCCATTATCGCGGCCGGCACGACAGTGACGGAGGATGTGCCGTCGGACGCATTGGTGATCGCCCGCGTGCCTCAAGTCAATCGCGCGGGCTGGGCCGCACGTCGCCGCGCCCTGTTGACGTCGCCTCAGGATACCGGCGCGCCATCGCCGGCCAAAACATCGAGGCCGCGGCCGACTGCGAGCCGGGCCAAGCGGCGGAGGTAA